The Neisseria animaloris genome segment TACTTACGAAAAAGATATTCAGGCTATGACTTCAGCAAATCTAACCTTTGCTGAAATTGAGGCATCGTCAGATTGGGGCATCATGCCACGCCAACGCTTGCGTACTGTAAAACGCGACTTATTCGCACAACTAAAAAATCTTCCCATTTGGGTGAATCAGCAAAACGGTGCGGCCGATGAGTAGTGAAACTGACCACATCATATCTGAAGTATTCCGCCTTACAGGTCTTCGTATTTCCAAAGATGATCCGGTAATGGCGGTTCTTCTGATGCAACAACAGATGTTTGATGAATCTTTTGCACAGCTTTCTTCACATCAGGAGCAAGCCGCCGAAGCTATTGCCACCCATGCCGAAAACATCACGGTAGCCGCCGCAAAACTTGAAACCTACCGCGAGCAGCTTTTGGTTGAGCTGGCTCAACAAGCCAGCAATCAGATAAAAGAAACTGAAGATCGTGTTTATGCGTCGGTTTCTAAACGTGTTATTGAGGACGTAGAGGCTGCTAATGCAGCCTTTATAGATAGCATGAAAAAGCTGTTGATGCTTGTTTCTGCCGCATGGGGTATAGGATTACTACTTCTTTTAGTAGTTTTGAATCTTAAATAAACATTATTGGTATAGGGAGTAAAGTATGAGAGTCGCTATAATCCTTGTTATGTTATTGGCGGGCATCGTTTTTACTATTGTTTTATTAGACAGTGTTTTAAGCATTGCAAATGGAGAATCAGATTGGGGCAGTGAAACATTTAAGATGTGGTTAGTAGGCGGAATTTTTGCATTTATGGTGTTAGGTTCTTGGCTTGCAATTTATACAAATCGTTTGATGACAAAAAGATCAGAAAAATAGTTCAACCATTTTGGCTCTTTGTTTTGAGATTACTTGGAGAATCATCATGCTGAGTGATGCTACACCTATTGTCGGTACCATTAAGATACCGCCCGGCTTTACTCCGCCCGAAAACAACTACCCGCACTACCGGCTGTTGCCGGTACAAACAGAAACAGGCAGATTTTACTGCCTGTTTTTTTACGTCAGCCCCAGGATTTTTTTGATACTTGAGCCGAAAATAAAACGGCATCTTGCTATCGGAAAACTGGCCGAATTTCTGAAAACAGCAACGTACACGGTGTATGAAACAGTATATGAGTGAACAGCTATGAATACATATGATGTGGATGAAGCTGCTGAGTACTGCAAGTGTCACCCGGAAACAATACGGGAACATATCAGAGAGGGCAGATTAGTAGCATCCAAGCCCGGTCGTAAATATTGTATAACCCAGTCTGCACTTGACGCATTTCTTCGTGGTTTGGAAAATGGGGAGTTGCAGGCTTCGCTCAAAAGTAGGAGTGAAGAAA includes the following:
- a CDS encoding helix-turn-helix domain-containing protein, which translates into the protein MNTYDVDEAAEYCKCHPETIREHIREGRLVASKPGRKYCITQSALDAFLRGLENGELQASLKSRSEEKCRFTNETMAYGMLTSQRQAVVEFDSLLAPKSGKKPKNCTIN